A single region of the Salvia miltiorrhiza cultivar Shanhuang (shh) chromosome 8, IMPLAD_Smil_shh, whole genome shotgun sequence genome encodes:
- the LOC130997318 gene encoding ras-related protein RABA3-like: MNQEMSGGDAEAEKIAYVFKVVVIGDSAVGKTQLLSRFAKNEFCLDSKSTIGVEFQTRTVTISSKLVKAQIWDTAGQERYRAVTSAYYRGALGAMLVYDVTKRQSFDHVARWVDELRAHADTSIVIMLIGNKADLLDSRAVPAEDALEFAQTQNLFFFETSALSGENVEPAFLKLLQEIHDVVSKKALDSSNLVKPSLSDAAHLTGFKIEAEVSEMKNLSTCSC; this comes from the exons ATGAATCAAGAGATGAGCGGCGGCGACGCGGAGGCGGAGAAGATCGCCTACGTCTTCAAAGTGGTGGTGATCGGCGACTCCGCCGTCGGGAAGACTCAGCTGCTGTCGAGGTTCGCTAAAAACGAGTTCTGCTTGGACTCCAAGTCAACAATCGGCGTTGAATTTCAGACGAGAACAGTCACCATCAGTTCCAAACTCGTCAAGGCTCAGATCTGGGATACTGCCGGACAGGAGAG GTACAGGGCGGTGACGAGCGCCTACTACAGGGGTGCGTTGGGGGCAATGCTGGTGTACGACGTAACGAAGCGCCAGAGCTTCGACCACGTGGCCAGATGGGTGGACGAGCTCAGGGCTCACGCCGACACCTCCATAGTCATCATGCTCATCGGTAATAAGGCCGATCTCCTCGACTCCAGAGCCGTTCCCGCTGAGGATGCGCTCGAATTCGCCCAGACCCAAAACCTATTCTTCTTCGAAACCTCCGCGCTTAGCGGCGAGAATGTGGAGCCCGCCTTCCTCAAGCTGCTTCAAGAAATCCATGATGTCGTCTCCAAGAAAGCGTTGGATAGCAGCAATTTGGTAAAGCCCAGTTTGAGCGACGCGGCCCACTTGACAGGCTTCAAGATCGAAGCTGAAGTTAGTGAGATGAAGAACTTGTCCACCTGTTCCTGCTGA
- the LOC130998253 gene encoding uncharacterized protein LOC130998253, protein MTDAPYPGRLRQKAKEKEASEMMKMFQKVELSIPLLDAIRQIPKYAKFLKDLCSRKVKMDEEVRYVMGESVSAVIQRKLPTKRKDPGMFTIPCNIGGTNMDKAMMDLGASINVMSLAVYKRFNIGEMRNTRVVIQLADRCNAYPEGVVEDVLIKVGDLIFPADFYVLDTGPETGENAILLGRPFMMTAGTKIDMKTEILTCEFDGIHEEFNIYETMKRKQSMETVDMIDVFEPLVQEQGIGFGSGDATEKVIQYGLTDRDAELMEDDEMKEAIME, encoded by the coding sequence ATGACCGACGCACCCTATCCAGGACGCCTGAGACAGAAAGCTAaagagaaggaagcaagtgaaatgatgaagatgttccaGAAAGTGGAGTTAAGCATACCCTTACTCGACGCTATCAGACAAATTCCAAAGTATGCTAAATTCTTGAAGGACCTTTGTTCGAGAAAAGTGAAGATGGATGAAGAAGTCCGCTATGTGATGGGAGAGAGTGTCtcggcggtgatccaacggaagtTGCCCACGAAGCGGAAGGACCCAGGAATGTTCACCATCCCGTGTAACATTGGTGGAACAAACATGGATAAGGCCATGATGGACTTAGGAGCTTCCATAAATGTGATGTCATTGGCCGTTTACAAGAGATTTAATATTGGGGAGATGAGaaacacccgtgtggtcatacagttggccGACAGATGCAACGCCTATCCTGAAGGGGTGGTAGAGGACGTACTGATTAAGGTTGGAGATTTGATCTTCCCAGCTGACTTTTACGTTCTGGATACCGGACCAGAAACTGGAGAGAATGCTATACTGTTGggaagaccattcatgatgaccGCTGGAACCAAAATTGACatgaaaaccgaaattttaacatgtgagttcgatggaATCCATGAAGAGTTCAACATCTATGAAACGATGAAGAGGAAGCAATCAATGGAAACGGTAGACATGATCGATGTGTTTGAACCTCTGGTACAAGAACAGGGAATTGGTTTTGGTTCCGGGGATGCCACAGAGAAAGTAATTCAGTATGGTCTGACTGACCGAGATGCAGAACttatggaggatgatgagatgaaaGAAGCCATCAtggaataa